The region GGAATGACAATCGGGTCGTGCCAGTCCTCGTGCGTCTGGGTAAAGCCGGTCCAGGTCAGGCCGTCCGCGGACCGAACCAGGGCCAGATCGCTTGGACCTTGCTCGTTCGTGTAGTGCACTGAGACGATGCCGGCGTAGCTGCCATCGGCCAGGCGGTAGAAGCTGGCGTGCCCCGCGAACTCGACGGGAGACGTGGGATCGAAGGGGAAGATCTCGATCCGTATCCCTTCCTTCGTGAACGTCACGCCGCCGTCCTGTGAGATCAGGCTCCGCACGTAAAACCTCGGCGCCTGCCCCTGCGCCGGTTGCGGGCCGACCTGGTAGTACATGCGGTAGCGGCCGTCCGGCAGCCGCAGGACGCGCGGGCCGTTCACGGAATACTCGCGATCGTTCGGGTCGCTGGCCCCCTCCAGCACCGTGCCCCGCACCGTCCAGGTCACGCCATCCGGTGAGTCCGCGTACTTGATCGCGCGCGCGGCCTTGCTGTAGTACATGCGGTAGGTGCCGTCGGGCAGCATGATCACGTCGTTCATGCTGGGCTCCTCCCCCGGATGCCCGGCATTGGGGCCGAGCACGAAGCCGCGGAGGACCCAGCGCTCCGTGACCGTGATCGTCGCCGTATCGGCCGGCGTGCCGGCGGCCGCGATCACGCGCACCGCGCCGGGATCCAGCGCCCTGACCAGCCCGGCCGCGCTCACGCTGGCAATGCGCGTGTCCGATGAGGCCCACGTGATCTGCGCCGCGGCGGCGGCCACGCCGTTGGAATCCCGGGCTGTGGCGCTGAGCTGCAGCGTCGAGTCCGTCAGCATGGTGGCTGTGTCCCGGCTGAGCGTGAGCGTCGCCACCACCTGCCGCACCAGGATGCTGGCCGTGTCCGCCACCGCGCCAGACGCCGCGCGGATCAGCGCTGTCCCGACCGCGCGCGAGACGACGTAACCCCGGGAATCGACGCTGGCCACAGCGCTGTCGAGCGAGCTCCATTGGACGGCCGCACCGGCCACGGCGTTGCCGTTGCGGTCGGTCACGGCGGCGGCCAGCACGAGCGTGTCACCAATGGCGTTGAGCGTATCGGCGGCGGGCGTCAGTTGCAGCGCGGTGGGTGTTTGCGTCACGATCGCGAGCGTGGTGTCCGCCCGGCCGCTGGACGTCGCCACGATGCGGGCCGTCCCGGCCCCCCGGGCCCGGACCAGCCCCGATCCCTCCAGCGAAGCAATGGTGGGGTCCGAGGATGCCCACGAAAACGTGGCGCCGTCGATGGCGTTGCCGTACTGGTCAGCGGCCGCGGCCGTGCAACGCGCGGTGTCGCCCAGCGCGGTCAAGCGC is a window of Gemmatimonadota bacterium DNA encoding:
- a CDS encoding Ig-like domain-containing protein, whose amino-acid sequence is MRTLRRWSASVAAVVVLACGGKDATQPVTPASLQIVSGQGQTSAVGSTVVIGVAVLGRSGSGVTGVAVNWAVVEGGGSMATSTTTGTDGRTQANWTLGTRAGAQKASASVTGLAAVTFEATAQPGALASVSISPDTMRLTALGDTARCTAAAADQYGNAIDGATFSWASSDPTIASLEGSGLVRARGAGTARIVATSSGRADTTLAIVTQTPTALQLTPAADTLNAIGDTLVLAAAVTDRNGNAVAGAAVQWSSLDSAVASVDSRGYVVSRAVGTALIRAASGAVADTASILVRQVVATLTLSRDTATMLTDSTLQLSATARDSNGVAAAAAQITWASSDTRIASVSAAGLVRALDPGAVRVIAAAGTPADTATITVTERWVLRGFVLGPNAGHPGEEPSMNDVIMLPDGTYRMYYSKAARAIKYADSPDGVTWTVRGTVLEGASDPNDREYSVNGPRVLRLPDGRYRMYYQVGPQPAQGQAPRFYVRSLISQDGGVTFTKEGIRIEIFPFDPTSPVEFAGHASFYRLADGSYAGIVSVHYTNEQGPSDLALVRSADGLTWTGFTQTHEDWHDPIVIPVPGGYRMYATYLLERTGTAFSADGVTWSDFTEIRFVNAAGTRLTEDSDGVGDIGGLRLSTGRIRLYTSWGIPSSDIIYFEK